TTTCTTGGCCCGCCCATTGGTAATCCATCGGCGCATCGTCGATCGATGGAACGACATGTTCATCGTCATCGTGGTCGTCTTCTTCGACTTCATCTAACAGCTCGACTTCGTCATCGGCCATCGGATCCTCGACCGGATTTTCGTCCGTCGGAAAGGACCAATCGTCGCTCTTGATGGTTTCGTTGGCGACCGTTGCGTGAGTATCCACATTGCTGGGATCATCATCGTATGCATCGTCTATTTCGTGATCGTTGGCAGCTTGCGGGCTGCCAAACTCTTCTTCGTCGCCATCGATCAAATCGCTGGATTGAGCGGCAACGCCGGCCATTCCAACGCCCGCTCCCATCGCGGCCCCCGCTGCTGTCGCCGCATGGGCGAAACCCTGCGAAGCGACTTCGGCCACAGGACGCTCGATCGAGATCGGTTCCCCACCAGCGGACTTGACCACCAGCATCGGCGGAAGCGACCGCATCAAATCGGACATCTCGAACGTTTCGTGACACCAAGGGCATTGCCCATAGGCTCCTTCGGGCAATATTCCAGCCTGATCGGGGTCGACCGGCAATCGAAAGGGTTCGGCACAACGAGGGCAGTTCGAGACAGTCATAGCGGTCCTAAGAGAAAGTTGACGCTTGGATTGTAACTGACCGTCCGGTCGATTTCTGCACGTCGGTGGGGCAGTTTTTCAGCGTTCTCGATTCCGCCGGCCCGCTGGCGGAATGATCGTCACCTCGCTACCGAATTTATCCCACAAACATTACTGTCAAAAAGTTCACTCACCGTAAAGCGGGACCAGCTTATTTCGCAGATAGCCGACCAACGCGTCCGCCGACAGCGGCTTGCCGGTCGCCCGGCGGACCAGCTCGTTGCCGCTGAAGCACCGGCCGTGCCGATGAACATTCTCGATCAACCAATCCAACAGCGGTCGGAAATTGCCCTGCGCAAAATTCGCTTCCAAATCGCCGATCGATTCTGCGGCCGCGTCGTACAGCTGGGCCGACGCAAGGTTGCCCAGCGTGTAGGTCGGAAAATAGCCGATCAACCCGGCGCTCCAGTGGACGTCCTGCAGGATACCATCGGCATGACTGGGCGGTCGGATGCCGAGATCGCTTTCGTAACGATCGTTCCAGGCCTCCGGCAAATCGGCAACGGACAAGCTGCCGTCGACCAACTGCCGTTCCAGATCAAATCGAATGATGATGTGCAGGTTGTAAGTCGCCTCGTCGGCTTCCACCCGAATCAAACTGGGGCGGACCGTGTTGACGGCAAAATAGAAGTCGTCCAACGTTGCGTCGTTCAATTGAGGCGCAAACGTCGCCTTCGTCTCGTCGAGCAGGTGGCTCCAAAAGGCGCGACTTCGGCCGACTTGGTTTTCCCAAAGTCGTGATTGCGATTCGTGCATCCCGAGCGAAACGTAAGATCCCGGCGGCAACCCGAACCACTCGTCACGCATCCCCTGTTCATACAAACCGTGTCCGGCTTCGTGCAGCGTTCCAAAGATGCCGCTGGGCAACCACTGCTCTTCAAAGCGCGTCAAGATCCGAATGTCTTTCGGTCCCAACGTCGTGCAAAACGGATGCGACGTTTCATCCAATCGGCCGCGTTGAAAGTCGAACCCGATCCGTTCGGCGATCCGCCGGCTGAACTTTCGCTGCGCATCGATCGGGAACTTCTGTTCCAGCATCGCGACTTTGGGACGATTCGGCGCATCCTTGATGCGCGCGATCAAGTCCACCAACGGTCGACGCAGGTCATCGAACATTGCTTGAAGCTGATCGACACGAGCGTCGGGTTCGTATTCATCAAGCAACGCTTCGTACGCCGTTCGATCTGAGCCCTCACTCCAACGCTGACCGACTTCGCGTTTCAATTCGATAATTGATTCCAGCACGTTGCCGAACATCGAAAAGTCATCGGCTTTGCGCGCGGCATCCCATGTCTGTTGACCTTTGACCGTCGCTTCGGACATTTTCCGAACCAAGGGCGTGGGCAACTTGCGATCTCGGTCCCAGTCGCGATGCAATTCGCGAACGGTTGCTGCAGTGTCGCTGTGCGGTTCATCGCCCGCGACATCGTCGAGCAAACGGCAAAGGTCGTCGCCGTAGCCTTTGCCGGTGCGAATTTCGTGAACCAATCCACGCAGCATCGACACCTGTTCGGCGCGATAGTCACCGCCGCCAACGGGCATCCCGGTCCGTTCGTCCCACTCCAAGGTGTCCGCCGCCGTTTGCAACTTCATTGCTTGACGTGCTTGTTCGCACACGGAATCGAATCGAGCTTGTTTGGTATTCATAGACGGAAGAATAGCGTTTGCCACCACCGCCGCTAACCCAGCAGCAAACCGCCCCCGGTATCGCCTTCTTCCAGTTCCCGTCGAATCTCGCGCAGGCCGTACGCGCACATTTCGAATTGGTCGCTTAGCGACATCAGCACGTCCGACGACGGGCGAGTTTCGCCGCCGTCAATCTCGGCCGCGATCGCGTACGCTCGTTTGCCTTGTTGGCAGTAATCGAAAAACTGTTCCGATGTCGACGCAGCCTTCGTTGCCCGCAGACTCTCGGGATACATGCCCGACCAGAACAGAGTGAAGTCACCGATGTGGCGGTGGACTTCGCGGCGGGCCAGCCCGATCCGCTGTTCGGCCTCGCGAAACATCAGCAGCACTTCGGTCGCGGGGCGACCATTGGGCCGACGAATGCGGTGGATGTCATCGGTCCGTATGAACCGGATCATCATGTCCGCGACGTAGTCGACAAGCTGGACATCGACCACTCCCAATTTTGAGTGAAAGATGCACTCGCTCAGGCCAACGAAAAAACGTTCTATGGTTGAACGCTCTTGAGACTCATCACCAGTATATCCAGGCTCCATCGTAACCTCCTCGATACGTGAAATCGGAAGGGCCCGCTACCTGAACTCTACATCTAATAGGACTTCGGCGACAAGTCAAGACAAATGCTGGACTCGCCATCGTGGCGCGGCCCTGCGACGCCGACGCAGGGTGTACTTCGCGCTCATCAGCTGCTTTGCAGCTGACATCCCGCGAGCGGAGTCGCGGGGCCACTTGGGGTTGCCCAAGTTACAGCTCTAGGAACAACCTTGCCGGTTCCTCGATCACTTCCTTGATTGTCTTCAGGAATCCGACCGCTTCGCGCCCGTCAACGATACGGTGATCGTATGTCAGCGCCACGTACATCATCGGTCGAATCACGACTTGGCCGTCGATTGCGACGGGGCGTTCTTGGATCGAATGCAGTCCCAAGATTCCGCTCTGGGGCGGATTGACGATCGGCGTCGACAGCAGCGAACCATAGATGCCGCCGTTGGAAATCGTGAACGTGCCGCCCATCAAGTCTTCGGGTTGCAATCGGTTTTCACCGGCCTGTTTGGCGAAGTCACCAATCGTCGCTTCGATATCGGCGAACGACATCCGTTCGACATTGCGAAGAACCGGAACAACCAATCCTTTCCCGCCGCCGATTGCCACGCCGATGTCTTGATAGTTGCGATAGACCGCATTGCCGTCACGGATCTCGGCGTTGACGGCTGGGAATCGCCGCAGCGCCTCGACCGCCGCTTTGGCAAAGAACGACATGAAGCCCAGCTTCACACCGTGTCGTTCGGCGAATCGATCTTTGTATTGGCTGCGAATCTGCATCGTCGGCGACATGTCGATTTCGTTGAACGTCGTCAACAAAGCCGCCGTCTGCTGGGCTTCGACAAGCCGCGCCGCGATCGTTCGGCGAAGCATCGAAAGGGGTTTGACTTCTTCGGTGCGATGCGACGGGCCGTCGGTCACCAACGATGCCGGGGGGCCACGACGAACGGGCGCTGTGACCGCCGTTGCGGGTTTCGCAATCGCCGCCGCGGCGGGCTGACTCGCTTTATTTTGCACATAGGATTGGACGTCTTCTTTGAGCAGTCGGCCGCCCGGTCCCGTCGCCGGAACTTGGGCAGCGGTCAATCCGTGTTGGTCAAGCAATCGCTGTGCGGCCGGCATCACGAACGCGGCTGCGGATCCAGCGGCGCGCGACGCTGCAGGAGTGGTTGCCGGCGCCGGCGCTGGTGCCTTGCCAGCCGAGGTTGCTGGTGCGGCAGCCTTCGGCGGGGCCGATCCGCCGGCCGGTTGCTCGGCGACGCGAATCGTGGCGATGACTTCGCCGATCAACGCGAATTCTTCGGACGCCTTCGCGATCCCTTCCAAGAACCCCGAAGCGGGCGCGGGGATTTGGACGGACGCCTTTTCCGTTTCGATTTCTACGAGATCTTCACCTGACGCTACCCACTCGCCCTCGGTTTTCAACCATTGGCCGATTTGAACTTCGCTGATGGATTCGCCAACGGTGGGGACTTCGACCTGGATCGTTTCGCTCACAAGAACCATCTTTGGGAAGGTGAAATGGAGACACGGATGTTCGCAACGGCACGCGACACCGCGTTGCCCGTCTTGGCACCAAAATAGCAAGTTCACGGTCAAACGCCCAGCCGAAGGCGAACCGTGAAACGATGAAAACGGTCGAACGCGTCGGAACGCCACGTCGACCGAATTTGTCTGTCAAACCGAATTTAACGACGCTGACGCCAACGGCTTTTCGCACCGGTTGCACCCCCGCGTTTTCCCCGATCTGGCTCAAGTAACTCAGCCCGGGTCATGACCATGGCCGTCGACGTTCGATGCAATGAAACAGAGAAGTAGTCTCGATTTTGATTCGCCCCGCTGATGTTAGCGCCCGACATGTCCGATTCTCAAGGTGGAAGTCCGATCCAAGTCGCTGCCGTCGTGCTCCTGCTCGTCGGTGGTGGATGGTATTTCTTCAAGAACTACGAAATCGCAGGATTGGACAACGTTTCGGTCACTCCCAAAGAAACTTCGCAAAGCGACGGGCAGTTCGTAAACTACGTTGACGCACCCGTGATGATCGATCCTAACCGATCGATCCCCGATGGTAATTACGCTCCGCCAGCCAATCCGATTACGCTGACATCTCGATCAAACGCCGGATTGGGATTCGACGGACTCGGTGCCGAAGGCATCCGCGATTTCTCGGCGCCCAAAACGTCGCTTCCCACTGCCGCGGCGGCAGTGATCCCCAGCCCACGACGCTATCGCAGCGTGAAGGTTGCTTCGTGGGCGCTGGATGGTTTTGGCCCGACTAAGCTGAGCAATCTTGCCGTCCGCAAACACGTCACGGCCGTGATTCGTCAATTCGATGTGGTCGCACTGCAACAGATCGCGTCGATCGAACGCGACCTGGTTCCGCGATTGGTCGAAGTCATCAACGGAGGACAGGTCGGTTCGACGTTCCAGAACCGCTACGACTATGTCCTCGGCGAATCGTCGGGCCCGGCCGGACGTCAAGAACAATTGGCGTTCATCTTCGACACCAATCAAGTTCTTGTTGACCGCCGGCAAACTTACACGGTCGAAGACCCGACGCAACAGATGACCTACGATCCGTTGGTCGCGACGTTTCGCGCCGCGAAACCGGATTCGCAAACGGCATGGACTTTCTCGTTGGTCAACGTGCGAGTCGATTTGACGCGAGCCCAATCCGAAGTCGCGTTGCTGCCCAGTGTGCTGCATTCGGTTCGCGCCGATGGCCGCGGCGAAGATGACGTGGTGATGCTGGGGCTGTTCCAAGCCGACGACGCCTACTTGGTCCCCACGATGGGCGGCGGAGCAATGCGGGCGGCCGTCCAAGGGCGAGCAACCGATATCTACGGCCGCTACCAAACTAACAATATTCTGATCGACACGGTGCCAACGAGCGAGTTCTTGGGCCGTGCGGGCGTCTACGATTATGCCCGTGCCCAGGACATCAACCCAATCGAAGCAGAAACGGTAACCAGCCATCTGCCCGTCTTCGCCGACTTTACCGCCCACGAAGGCGGAGCGTTGTAGGGGAGTAGGTGACAGGTGACAGGCAGCAGGTGACAGTGAAGACCACACCGGTCGAGCAGACTCTCCACACAACACCTGTAACCCGTCACCTGTTCCCTGTAACCTATTTCCTGCGAGTGGGCGGGGCGATCGCTGGTGGTACGAGTTACCACTGGAGGAAAGTCCGGGCTCCGTAGGACAGGATGGTCGATAACGTCGACCGGCCGCGAGGCTAGGGAAAGTGCAACAGAGAGCAAACCGCCGAACGGTGGTTCGCCGATTCGAAAGAGTCGTCGAACCATGCGTGGTAAGGGTGAAACGGTGCGGTAAGAGCGCACCAGCGGTCGAGGTGACTCGATCGGCTTGGTAAACCCCATCCGGAGCTAGACCAAACAGAATGAAGCGGCGGTCCGTCGCGTCCCATCATTCGGGTAGGTCGCAAATGAGGCGGCGAGCAATCGTCGTGCACAGATAAATGATCGTCGACGACGGCAACAGCCGCCGTCACAGAACCCGGCTTACAAGCCCACTCGCTTTTCGCTCCCCCGTTAAAACAACGCATAGATGAACGGTGCAACCGGCGATGCCGCCAAGAACACCATGCCCATCATCAACACCGTCACGATCAAGATCGGTGCCAGCCACCATTTTTTATGGTGCCGCAAAAACGACGCGAATTCACGCACGATTCCCGGGTCGCGAGAGTAACGGTCATCGGCGTCACGCATTTTGGCTTCACTGCTTTCCGGTGGGTTCATTCAGTACGTTCGCAAGTGGCGTTTCGGATCGCGATCGGCATCGACGTGCCGCCAATAAGAACTCGTATCGTCCGACTCTCGACTCGTTCGTCCAACCCGGCGAGCCCAACCGACGGGTGTGACTACCAGATAATAGACCGCCGACAATCCGATCACACCAACGACTCGATTCCAAAGTCGAAAAATTTTGCGAGGCATATCCAACCAATGCCCCTTCACCACATCGAATGTAGGTGCGATCGCCCCCACTTTTGATCGGACGACAAAGTTTTCGATCACCAAAACGTCCAAGTCGGTCTTCAAGAAGCATCGAATCGCGTCATCCGGCGAACCCACAATCGGCTCTCCGCGGACGTTGAAACTGGTGTTGACCAACATCGGACATCCCGTCGCTTCGAAAAAGCATCTCAGCAAACGCTCGAACCTCACATTATCGCGAGCATCAACGGATTGCACCCGAGCTGTTCCATCGACGTGAGTGACCGCCGGCACATCGCTGCCTCGCATCGGATGAACAAACATCATGTACGGATTGGCCGCGTGCCCGCCCGTGTCCAGGCAAGCCTCGACATGATTGGCCAAGATCGCCGGCGCGAACGGGCGAAACGATTCTCGAAATTTAATCTTCTGGTTGATTCGCGATTGAGTCTCCGCGCCGCGCGGGTCTGCCAAAATGCTGCGATTTCCCAGTGCCCGTGGCCCGAATTCCATGCGGCCGTCGAACCGGCCAATCACCTTGCCATCCGCCAGATCCGCCACGACCGAATGTGCCAACGATTCATCGTCGAGTCGCTCGAACTGCAATCCTGATCGATCCAACGCCTCACGTACCGACGCGTCTGAGTACTCCGGCCCCAACAATGCGTCAAAGGGCGGTGATGAACTGACGCTGCGAGGTTGCCGCATGACTTGGTGCCAAACCAGCATGGCCGCACCGACGGCACCGCCCGCATCGCCTGCCGCAGGTTGAACCCAGACGTCGTCGAAGGGTCCCTCGCGCAGCAGCTTGCCGTTGGCGACACAATTGAGTGCAACGCCGCCCGCCAAACACAGCTTGGACTGCCCGCTGATTTCTTTCAGGTGGATCGCCGCCTTCATCACCGCTTCTTCGGTCACACATTGAATCGACGCGGCCATGTCACGATGAAACGCTTCGATCGTTTCGGATGGGTCGCGTCGCTTGCGACCAAACAGACGATCGAACTTCGCGTTCGTCATCGTCAACCCACCTCGATAGTTGAAGTACGACGAATCCAATCGGAATGATCCGTCGTCGCAGATGGATATCAATCGCTCACGAATCAGCGTCGCGAATCGCGGAGTTCCGTACGGCGCCAAACCCATCAATTTGTATTCACCCGAATTGACGCGAAACCCGGCATGATAGGTGAACGCCGAATACAACAATCCGATCGAATCGGGGAATCGGATCTCTTTCGACAGCTGAATCTTTTCGCCGCTGCCGATTCCGATCGTCGTCGTCGCCCACTCACCCACGCCGTCCATCGTCATGATGGCCGCCTCGTCAAACGGCGAAGCATAGAACGCGCTGGCGGCGTGCGATTCATGGTGTTCAAAGAACGCGATCGGGCCATGATACAAGTTGCCAAGACCGCGACGAACCTCGCGACGCACATGAAGTTTCTGTTGCAACCACGACGGCATCGCGGTCGTGAACGATCGCACACCCCGGGGTGCGATGTCCGCATACGTTTCCAACAATCGATCAAACTTCAACAACGGCTTTTCGTAGAAAGCCACATGATCCAAGTCGTCCGGTTTCACTCCCCCCAACTCCAAACAAGCCTGGATCGCTTCGGTGGGGAACGCAGCGTCGTGCTTGATCCTAGAAAACCGTTCCTCTTGGGCCGCCGCGACCACGCGACCGTCGACAACCAGTGCCGCGGCGGAGTCGTGAAAGAATGCGGACAGTCCCAAAATTGCGGTCATGAAATCGTATTCCTTCGCGGGGTGTGACGGAACAACACGGCATCACGCGGCAACATCCCGCGTTGTGGTCGCAGCATACTCGCTCGACGGTTCTTTCGCGTAGACGACGGAGCGTGAATTCGAAATCACTCACCTTGAAGCGACCACACACTGCCGACCTGTGCCTCCATCTGCGGATCGTGACGCTTGCGTTGCTCTCGATTGATCGGAAAGAAGTCGTTTGTTCCAAAGAACGCTTCCGATGATTCGGTGAAGTATTCTTTGTGATAGTTCATTCCATAAGCACGCTCCGTCATGCAGTTGTTCCGCTCGACCAATTCCGGATGACGGCCTGCGATTTTCAGCGAATCCCTGCCGGGATGATACGCGGCAGTCGGTCGAAAGCCTTCATGCTCAGGCGAGATCCAGATCGGCACGCTTCGAATCTGAGACGGCGCGTATGCGGGTACGACTTCGACGACAGTCCGCAGTGGCCCGAATCCGTTCAACCTACGCCAGCGGCAGTTCCCGGGCCTTCATCTTGGCATGGTATTCTGTCAGCCCCCGTTTCGCATTGCTCGTCCAGAGCCCGATACTCAATCGAACCAAGTGTCTCGCCATCGACCTTCGTTGGCAAACCATCGCCACCGTCCTGGACATCAAACGTCGCTGCCAAGAACGAAGCAACTGCTGCACGATCGGGGCATTCTGCCCCACTGCGATTTTGAGTCCCATTTGGCTCGCTCGATCCAACCTCAGGCAACGAACGTTCGCTCGCTTTTCGCGGACTTTTTTCTCCTTCGGATCACATCACGCGATTGGCACGGCGAGTGCTTCATGGTGAAACGTCGGTTGTTAGCAGCGTTCCGTCGCTACCGACGAAGTCCATCAAGGGAGACGTTCACGATGATTCTGTTTGCTAGTGATTCTGACGCGGATCAAGACTCGGTGACTGACCCGACACCGGACCAAATTCGTCGTCGGGCGGCCGCGATCCGTCAACGGTGGAGCGAAGGTCAGCGGAAACGTCGACACGTTGCATCTTTCAGTGCTTGGCTCCTGCCTGTCGTCCATGTCGCGGATGTGACTGCCAACGATTCGCAATTTTCATCGAGCGGATAGTCCGATGGAACTGATTTTTCAAAACCAAATTTAAAGCAACTCGTAAGGAACATGCGAAGATGAAACATTCACGATCCAAAATCTATGCGGCACTGATTGCGGCTCCGCTTACCGTCGCGGCAACTGGCTTGCTGATTGCGGCTGCGCCGGCGACCCATTCGGCCATGCCAACCGCAACCGCCAAGCCGCTGGCGATCTCGCCTGAAACACTAAACGTAGCAAACTCGCTTTCGGAAGCATTCCGCAACGTGGCTACTCATGTCTTGCCCTCGGTTGTCGCAATCGAAAACCGGCCCGACACGACGTGGCAGGCCAAGAAGCCCACCGTCAATGACGACGCCCTCGGACAAAACCCTTTCAAGGGAACTCCATTTGAAGACATGTTCCGAGGCCAGCCCGGCATGCAAGGCATGGTTCCGCGAGCACCTCGTTCACAAGGCGGCATCGGTTCGGGAGTCATCATCGACTCGGCAGGCGTCGTCTTGACCAACAACCACGTGGTGGAAGGCGGCGGCAAAGTCATCGTCCGGACTCAAGACGGCCGCGAATTCGTTGCCATCGAAGTCCTGACCGACCCTAAAACTGACATCGCAGTCGTGAAGTTCGAAGGTGACTCGAATCTGGTCGCGGCTGCGATTGGTGATAGCGACAAGATGGCGGTCGGCGACTGGGTCGTTGCGCTCGGGCAACCGTTCGGCTTGGAAAGCACCGTCACCGCTGGAATCGTTAGCGCGAAGAATCGTGGCATCGGGATTACCGATCGCGAGAACTTCATCCAAACCGACGCGGCCATCAATCCTGGCAATAGCGGCGGACCGTTGGTGAATCTTCGCGGTGAAGTGATCGGAATCAACACAGCGATATCGTCACGCGGTGGAGGCAACAACGGCGTCGGATTCGCCGTGCCGTCAAACTTGGCTCACTGGGTCAGCAACCAATTGGTAACTTCCGGCAAGGTGCAACGCTCGTACTTGGGCGTTGCCATCCAGCCGGTAAGCCACGAGTTGGCTTCACAGCTTGGCGTCCGAGCCCGCGGCGGAGTTGCGATCACGAATGTGATGACGGGGACGCCGGCTGAGAAGTCGGGTTTGAAAACCGGTGATGTGATTGTGAAGTTCGCGGGCCATGCAGTTACCACGCCACAGCAGTTACAGTTGGCTGTTGAGCAATCGACGGTTGGTCAAACATCAACGATCAGCATTGTCCGCGCTGGAAAGCCGATGGAATTGCCATACCTCGCTGAGTCAGTTCCCGGTGACTTTGGCTCAAGCGTCAGTCAAAAGAAGAATTCCGACGGTACAAAGTTGCAGTCGCTCGGAATTGAAATCGCACCGTTGACGAAGGATGTCGCCAAGCAGCTTGGCATGGAGGATCAATCGGGCGTCGTGATAGCAGCAGTGCAAGACGACAGCTCCGCATCGGAAGCCGGGTTGGAGCCCGGAATGGTGATCGCACAAGTCAACCGGCAAGACGTTTCCACGGTGGAGGACTTTGCACGGATCGTCAAGGCGGACTCTGACGGATCGATCCTGTTGTTGGTCCGAGGTGAGCATGGATCACGCTTCATCGTCGTCAATAACTGACAATCTCGCAAATCGCTAGGATGCAGCGGACTATATTTGGAGAGACGCGGCCAGTGTTCGTTTTACAATGATCACTGGCCGTTCTTTTTAATTTTTTGATTCGGCATGATGATGGTCGGAAGATAAACAATGAAACTCGCTGCAAAACTGATCTTGATTTTCATGCTTGGTGTGTTAGCGATTGTCTCGCTATTCACTTGGCAAACGATTCGACACCAGCACGCACGGGTACAACAACAGACGCAATCACACGCAAGCGATCTTGTGACCGCACTGAAGCCCGCCATCGAGTCGGCCTATCGTGATGGAGGAACGGTGACGATTCAAAAGGCAATCGAGTTTTCAACCCAGCGACTTGAACGTACACCGATGCGTTGGGTCGATGGTCGCGAAGTGCCGTCTGTCGGTAATCGCCTCACTTCTCGCGAGATTTCTAGTGTTACCATTACCAACAAGGACGGAGCCCGCGTCGCTTACTCGTACGTCCCGCTCAAGATCGACGGGGCTGATGCGGGGGCGGTCGAAGTCGCACAGACGATGACGGAGCAAGACGCACAGGTTCGCGATTCACTGCTGGCGTCCATTGTTTCTTTGTTGGGAGTCACACTGTTTTCGGGAGCTGTGATCTATTGCGGGGGTGTCCAATTGGTTGCCAAGCCGCTTGGTAAGTTGATCGACCAAGTCAACACGATCGGCGACGGCAAGCTCGCGCAACCGCCAGCCATTTCTAGTAACGATGAACTTGGGCGACTGGCTGGCGCAATCAGCCAAATGAGCCACCGGCTGAGCGAACAGCAAGACGCGATTCGGCACACCGACCGACTTGGAACCGTCGGAACACTGGCTGCGGGAATGGCACATGAACTGGGAACACCGCTGAACGTTGTGTCTGGCCGTGCGGGGCTGATCGCCAGCGGCAAATTGTCGTCCGAAGAAATCACATCGAGCGCCCAAACCATCAAAATGGAAGCCGATCGGATGACAACCATTATTCGACATCTGCTGGACTTTGCGCGACAAGCACCATCGACTCGGGATACGGTCGACTTGAATGAGATCACGATTCAAACTTGCGACCTGAT
The sequence above is a segment of the Rubripirellula tenax genome. Coding sequences within it:
- the odhB gene encoding 2-oxoglutarate dehydrogenase complex dihydrolipoyllysine-residue succinyltransferase, coding for MSETIQVEVPTVGESISEVQIGQWLKTEGEWVASGEDLVEIETEKASVQIPAPASGFLEGIAKASEEFALIGEVIATIRVAEQPAGGSAPPKAAAPATSAGKAPAPAPATTPAASRAAGSAAAFVMPAAQRLLDQHGLTAAQVPATGPGGRLLKEDVQSYVQNKASQPAAAAIAKPATAVTAPVRRGPPASLVTDGPSHRTEEVKPLSMLRRTIAARLVEAQQTAALLTTFNEIDMSPTMQIRSQYKDRFAERHGVKLGFMSFFAKAAVEALRRFPAVNAEIRDGNAVYRNYQDIGVAIGGGKGLVVPVLRNVERMSFADIEATIGDFAKQAGENRLQPEDLMGGTFTISNGGIYGSLLSTPIVNPPQSGILGLHSIQERPVAIDGQVVIRPMMYVALTYDHRIVDGREAVGFLKTIKEVIEEPARLFLEL
- a CDS encoding carboxypeptidase M32; amino-acid sequence: MNTKQARFDSVCEQARQAMKLQTAADTLEWDERTGMPVGGGDYRAEQVSMLRGLVHEIRTGKGYGDDLCRLLDDVAGDEPHSDTAATVRELHRDWDRDRKLPTPLVRKMSEATVKGQQTWDAARKADDFSMFGNVLESIIELKREVGQRWSEGSDRTAYEALLDEYEPDARVDQLQAMFDDLRRPLVDLIARIKDAPNRPKVAMLEQKFPIDAQRKFSRRIAERIGFDFQRGRLDETSHPFCTTLGPKDIRILTRFEEQWLPSGIFGTLHEAGHGLYEQGMRDEWFGLPPGSYVSLGMHESQSRLWENQVGRSRAFWSHLLDETKATFAPQLNDATLDDFYFAVNTVRPSLIRVEADEATYNLHIIIRFDLERQLVDGSLSVADLPEAWNDRYESDLGIRPPSHADGILQDVHWSAGLIGYFPTYTLGNLASAQLYDAAAESIGDLEANFAQGNFRPLLDWLIENVHRHGRCFSGNELVRRATGKPLSADALVGYLRNKLVPLYGE
- a CDS encoding deoxyribonuclease I; this encodes MSDSQGGSPIQVAAVVLLLVGGGWYFFKNYEIAGLDNVSVTPKETSQSDGQFVNYVDAPVMIDPNRSIPDGNYAPPANPITLTSRSNAGLGFDGLGAEGIRDFSAPKTSLPTAAAAVIPSPRRYRSVKVASWALDGFGPTKLSNLAVRKHVTAVIRQFDVVALQQIASIERDLVPRLVEVINGGQVGSTFQNRYDYVLGESSGPAGRQEQLAFIFDTNQVLVDRRQTYTVEDPTQQMTYDPLVATFRAAKPDSQTAWTFSLVNVRVDLTRAQSEVALLPSVLHSVRADGRGEDDVVMLGLFQADDAYLVPTMGGGAMRAAVQGRATDIYGRYQTNNILIDTVPTSEFLGRAGVYDYARAQDINPIEAETVTSHLPVFADFTAHEGGAL
- a CDS encoding Do family serine endopeptidase — translated: MKHSRSKIYAALIAAPLTVAATGLLIAAAPATHSAMPTATAKPLAISPETLNVANSLSEAFRNVATHVLPSVVAIENRPDTTWQAKKPTVNDDALGQNPFKGTPFEDMFRGQPGMQGMVPRAPRSQGGIGSGVIIDSAGVVLTNNHVVEGGGKVIVRTQDGREFVAIEVLTDPKTDIAVVKFEGDSNLVAAAIGDSDKMAVGDWVVALGQPFGLESTVTAGIVSAKNRGIGITDRENFIQTDAAINPGNSGGPLVNLRGEVIGINTAISSRGGGNNGVGFAVPSNLAHWVSNQLVTSGKVQRSYLGVAIQPVSHELASQLGVRARGGVAITNVMTGTPAEKSGLKTGDVIVKFAGHAVTTPQQLQLAVEQSTVGQTSTISIVRAGKPMELPYLAESVPGDFGSSVSQKKNSDGTKLQSLGIEIAPLTKDVAKQLGMEDQSGVVIAAVQDDSSASEAGLEPGMVIAQVNRQDVSTVEDFARIVKADSDGSILLLVRGEHGSRFIVVNN
- a CDS encoding DUF5989 family protein; protein product: MNPPESSEAKMRDADDRYSRDPGIVREFASFLRHHKKWWLAPILIVTVLMMGMVFLAASPVAPFIYALF
- a CDS encoding sensor histidine kinase, which translates into the protein MKLAAKLILIFMLGVLAIVSLFTWQTIRHQHARVQQQTQSHASDLVTALKPAIESAYRDGGTVTIQKAIEFSTQRLERTPMRWVDGREVPSVGNRLTSREISSVTITNKDGARVAYSYVPLKIDGADAGAVEVAQTMTEQDAQVRDSLLASIVSLLGVTLFSGAVIYCGGVQLVAKPLGKLIDQVNTIGDGKLAQPPAISSNDELGRLAGAISQMSHRLSEQQDAIRHTDRLGTVGTLAAGMAHELGTPLNVVSGRAGLIASGKLSSEEITSSAQTIKMEADRMTTIIRHLLDFARQAPSTRDTVDLNEITIQTCDLMEPLAKKSAVELKRILDDEPVYISGDPAQLQQVLTNLIVNAVQAMPDGGEVKITLEKRADQVRLGVADTGHGIPSEDLGRVFEPFFTTKDVGEGTGLGLSIAYGIVREHDGDIKVESDPGNQTRFVVTFPLIEQNDNGAMKAPQ
- a CDS encoding carbamoyltransferase family protein, with product MTAILGLSAFFHDSAAALVVDGRVVAAAQEERFSRIKHDAAFPTEAIQACLELGGVKPDDLDHVAFYEKPLLKFDRLLETYADIAPRGVRSFTTAMPSWLQQKLHVRREVRRGLGNLYHGPIAFFEHHESHAASAFYASPFDEAAIMTMDGVGEWATTTIGIGSGEKIQLSKEIRFPDSIGLLYSAFTYHAGFRVNSGEYKLMGLAPYGTPRFATLIRERLISICDDGSFRLDSSYFNYRGGLTMTNAKFDRLFGRKRRDPSETIEAFHRDMAASIQCVTEEAVMKAAIHLKEISGQSKLCLAGGVALNCVANGKLLREGPFDDVWVQPAAGDAGGAVGAAMLVWHQVMRQPRSVSSSPPFDALLGPEYSDASVREALDRSGLQFERLDDESLAHSVVADLADGKVIGRFDGRMEFGPRALGNRSILADPRGAETQSRINQKIKFRESFRPFAPAILANHVEACLDTGGHAANPYMMFVHPMRGSDVPAVTHVDGTARVQSVDARDNVRFERLLRCFFEATGCPMLVNTSFNVRGEPIVGSPDDAIRCFLKTDLDVLVIENFVVRSKVGAIAPTFDVVKGHWLDMPRKIFRLWNRVVGVIGLSAVYYLVVTPVGWARRVGRTSRESDDTSSYWRHVDADRDPKRHLRTY